The Metabacillus litoralis genome contains a region encoding:
- a CDS encoding GNAT family N-acetyltransferase: protein MKVILEKATANNAKEIFDIQVEAFMPLLDKYKDYESNPANESIEKVVSRINRPDGGFYKIVADNKLVGAICIFTNEETQFWISPMFILPTYQGKGIAQKAIQLIEDMFPQATSWELATLLEEERNCYLYEKIGYKKTGITKKLNDNATLIFYKKRCN, encoded by the coding sequence ATGAAAGTTATATTAGAAAAAGCAACTGCCAATAACGCCAAAGAAATTTTTGATATTCAAGTTGAAGCCTTTATGCCATTATTGGATAAGTATAAAGATTATGAATCTAATCCAGCAAATGAAAGTATTGAAAAAGTAGTATCAAGAATTAATAGACCTGATGGTGGTTTTTATAAAATAGTAGCTGATAATAAACTTGTAGGCGCTATTTGCATTTTTACCAATGAGGAGACACAGTTTTGGATTAGCCCAATGTTCATTCTACCAACTTATCAAGGAAAAGGAATTGCACAGAAGGCAATTCAACTAATTGAAGATATGTTCCCCCAAGCTACTTCTTGGGAATTAGCCACATTATTAGAGGAAGAAAGAAATTGTTATTTGTATGAAAAAATTGGCTATAAAAAAACAGGCATAACCAAGAAGTTAAACGATAACGCAACGCTTATTTTTTATAAAAAGAGATGTAATTAA
- a CDS encoding ECF transporter S component has translation MNKKNNTFRLVLLGMLTAIIIIQTSIPFLGYIPIGPLSLTIIQVTVIIAAIVLGTKEGAIIGGIWGMITFIRAFVAPTSVIAPIVFTNPLVSVLPRILIGVVAAYVFHKMLSKKLNETVRMSIAGVLGSLTNTVLVLGLIYLFYREPYANFLELDMEQLLPALMTIVATNGITEAFISGLLTPIISKPLLKLIKK, from the coding sequence ATGAACAAAAAAAATAATACATTCCGATTGGTTCTATTAGGAATGCTTACTGCCATTATCATTATTCAAACATCAATTCCTTTTTTAGGATATATCCCAATAGGACCTCTTAGCTTGACGATTATTCAGGTAACGGTCATTATCGCAGCGATCGTCCTCGGAACAAAGGAAGGAGCCATCATAGGCGGGATTTGGGGAATGATTACATTCATCAGGGCATTTGTCGCTCCGACAAGCGTAATAGCACCCATTGTATTCACGAATCCGCTTGTGTCCGTCTTACCCCGAATTTTAATTGGTGTAGTTGCTGCATATGTGTTCCACAAAATGCTTAGCAAAAAGCTCAATGAAACAGTAAGAATGAGTATTGCCGGTGTGCTGGGATCTTTAACAAATACTGTTTTAGTGCTTGGATTGATTTATTTATTTTACCGAGAGCCATATGCAAACTTCTTGGAGTTAGACATGGAGCAGCTCTTGCCTGCGCTTATGACCATTGTAGCGACAAATGGAATAACTGAAGCGTTTATTTCAGGATTATTGACGCCGATTATTTCAAAACCTTTATTAAAATTGATAAAGAAATAA
- a CDS encoding GNAT family N-acetyltransferase, whose translation MTINWVEITEESLEHYESAMKLYDQAFPIEVREPHQTFLRGLQYTKRPNNYHFLVGLKGNQLASFATGHYFAKINAGFIVYIVTNPEIRNKGLGSKTLLKIEELLNKDALLAGNSTMKAIFLETETPEMVHTEKEKQDCLKRYQFFSRNGYEKCDEIPYLQPALHDEMGDIPLDLFIKNLDINKRSKDEIKNAIVTIYKEKYQLVNGIDKSIIDNCLKKMEIEDEE comes from the coding sequence ATGACAATAAATTGGGTTGAAATAACAGAAGAATCATTAGAACACTATGAATCTGCTATGAAATTATACGATCAGGCGTTTCCAATCGAAGTGCGAGAACCACATCAAACCTTTTTAAGAGGCTTGCAATATACAAAAAGACCAAATAATTATCATTTCTTAGTAGGGCTTAAAGGTAACCAGCTGGCTTCGTTTGCTACAGGACACTATTTTGCAAAAATAAATGCAGGCTTCATTGTATATATTGTGACGAATCCTGAAATCCGTAATAAAGGACTAGGCTCAAAAACATTATTGAAGATAGAAGAATTGTTAAACAAAGATGCCCTTCTAGCAGGAAACTCAACAATGAAAGCCATTTTCTTAGAAACAGAAACACCAGAAATGGTACACACCGAAAAAGAAAAGCAAGATTGTCTTAAAAGATATCAATTTTTCTCTAGAAATGGCTATGAAAAATGTGATGAAATACCATATCTACAACCTGCCTTACATGATGAAATGGGAGATATACCACTAGATCTTTTTATTAAGAATTTAGACATTAATAAACGAAGTAAGGATGAAATAAAAAATGCCATCGTAACCATTTATAAAGAAAAGTACCAGTTAGTAAATGGAATTGATAAAAGTATTATTGATAATTGTCTTAAAAAGATGGAGATAGAAGACGAGGAATGA
- a CDS encoding GntR family transcriptional regulator translates to MKKLLGNEESAPFYKQLKEKIVEEIEIGKLKHGDKLPSERDLAAQYGISRMTARHTLSALEREGLVERRVGAGSFVSNNKIQMDFITFNSFTNDMLGKGLTPSTQVLSIGHSKATPFLAEKLQLPEGEELFTVKRLRLVNDRPIAIEESFIPEQYCQNIKSLITNDISLYNVLENEFGIKLVKAKEFMRVTFSDENESKLLKIRSESPCIFREAVAFDRNDKEIEFSTSLTRSDIVKFYSELNLK, encoded by the coding sequence ATGAAAAAATTGCTAGGAAACGAGGAATCAGCTCCGTTTTATAAACAACTTAAAGAAAAAATAGTCGAAGAGATCGAAATAGGGAAGCTAAAGCATGGCGATAAGCTGCCTTCAGAACGTGATTTAGCGGCTCAATATGGGATTAGTAGAATGACCGCAAGACATACTTTGTCAGCATTAGAAAGAGAAGGACTTGTTGAGCGTCGAGTTGGGGCAGGTAGCTTTGTTTCAAATAATAAAATTCAAATGGATTTTATTACGTTTAACAGTTTTACGAACGATATGCTAGGAAAAGGGCTAACTCCCAGTACACAGGTACTATCAATAGGACATTCGAAAGCTACACCATTTTTAGCAGAAAAACTGCAGCTTCCTGAAGGGGAAGAGCTGTTTACTGTAAAACGTCTTCGTTTAGTAAACGACCGACCAATTGCAATAGAGGAATCTTTTATTCCAGAACAGTATTGTCAAAATATTAAGAGCCTTATCACAAATGATATTTCATTATATAACGTATTAGAGAATGAATTTGGAATTAAACTTGTAAAGGCAAAAGAATTTATGAGAGTTACGTTTTCTGATGAAAATGAAAGTAAACTCTTAAAAATACGTTCTGAGAGTCCTTGTATTTTCCGGGAAGCGGTTGCCTTTGATCGAAACGACAAGGAA
- a CDS encoding GyrI-like domain-containing protein, with the protein MIINTIRTNNFKDETIMQKITEMWKEASGLLNNQDIVTYGLYYQYESDYKGDYSLSVAIEGSSDHDSGINISNTSKYEIFKVDSSNEYGILNTWKEIWEREERGKLDRAYSYDFEKYYPDGQIEIYIAIK; encoded by the coding sequence ATGATTATTAATACAATCAGAACGAATAATTTTAAAGATGAAACTATTATGCAGAAGATTACAGAAATGTGGAAAGAAGCATCGGGTCTTTTGAATAATCAAGACATAGTTACATATGGTCTGTATTATCAATACGAAAGTGACTATAAAGGTGATTATTCGTTAAGCGTTGCTATAGAAGGTAGTAGTGATCACGATTCTGGGATTAACATTTCAAACACCAGTAAATATGAAATTTTTAAAGTAGATTCATCGAACGAATATGGAATACTTAATACATGGAAAGAGATATGGGAACGTGAGGAGAGAGGAAAATTAGATCGAGCTTACTCATATGATTTTGAAAAATATTACCCTGATGGTCAAATTGAAATTTACATAGCAATAAAATAA
- a CDS encoding GNAT family N-acetyltransferase, with the protein MKFDYSIFSSIPDDDVLEGIIELHIAIFGTTDNLINKMKNKPKLLVITAMTGTKVIGYKIGYELDNKRFYSWLGGVDTYYRKHGIASELMEKQHQYLKENGYSVVQTKTMNKWHNMLVLNIKNGFDVIDTYTDKKGLHKIILEKKLIN; encoded by the coding sequence TTGAAATTTGATTACTCCATTTTTAGTTCAATACCAGATGATGATGTTTTAGAAGGAATTATAGAATTACATATAGCTATTTTTGGTACAACTGATAATTTGATTAACAAGATGAAAAATAAGCCTAAATTATTGGTTATTACGGCGATGACTGGTACGAAAGTTATTGGATATAAGATTGGATATGAACTTGACAATAAAAGATTTTATAGTTGGTTAGGTGGGGTGGACACTTATTACAGAAAACACGGTATTGCTTCTGAGTTAATGGAAAAACAACATCAATATTTAAAGGAAAATGGATATAGTGTTGTTCAAACAAAAACAATGAATAAATGGCATAATATGTTAGTATTGAATATTAAAAATGGGTTTGATGTCATTGATACCTATACTGACAAAAAAGGGTTACATAAAATAATTCTTGAAAAGAAATTAATTAACTAA
- a CDS encoding AAA family ATPase has protein sequence MTRLGTLYFFCGKMGAGKSTKSKQLAIDKHAVLLSEDDWLSSLYPNQITSFEDYLKFSAQLKPLVKKHVQNILSVGTDVVMDFPANTQKLRKWFLDMASEVNASHQLLFLNLNNEQCLRQIEQRRNEQPERAAFDTVEVFIHVTRFFEAPEVSEGLNILEVSGKE, from the coding sequence ATGACACGATTGGGGACGCTATATTTTTTCTGTGGAAAAATGGGAGCTGGAAAATCAACTAAATCAAAACAATTGGCGATAGATAAACATGCTGTACTGTTGTCTGAGGATGATTGGCTTTCATCTCTTTATCCCAATCAGATCACATCATTTGAGGACTATCTAAAATTTTCTGCGCAGCTCAAGCCGTTGGTGAAAAAGCATGTCCAAAATATATTAAGTGTCGGTACAGATGTCGTGATGGATTTCCCAGCTAACACTCAAAAACTGCGAAAGTGGTTTTTGGATATGGCGTCAGAGGTCAATGCAAGTCATCAACTACTTTTCCTTAATTTGAATAACGAGCAATGCTTACGTCAAATTGAACAAAGGCGAAACGAACAACCCGAAAGAGCAGCTTTTGACACGGTAGAGGTGTTTATTCATGTTACAAGGTTTTTTGAAGCACCAGAGGTATCAGAGGGTTTAAATATTTTAGAGGTTAGCGGAAAAGAATGA